A single region of the Pseudomonas sp. VD-NE ins genome encodes:
- the serC gene encoding 3-phosphoserine/phosphohydroxythreonine transaminase has translation MSKRAFNFCAGPAALPEAVLQRAQGELLDWHGKGLSVMEMSHRSDEFVSIATQAEQDLRDLLNIPSNYKVLFLQGGASQQFAQIPLNLLPEGGSADYIDTGIWSQKAIEEASRYGHVNVAATAKPYDYFAIPGQNEWKLSKDAAYVHYAPNETIGGLEFQWIPETGDVPLVADMSSDILSRPVDISRFGMIYAGAQKNIGPSGIVVNIIREDLLGKARALCPTMLDYKVAADNGSMYNTPPTLAWYLSGLVFQWLKEQGGVEAIAKLNDVKQRTLYDFIDASGLYSNPINKSDRSWMNVPFRLADDRLDKPFLVGAEERGLLNLKGHRSVGGMRASIYNAVDITAVNALVVYMAEFEKEHG, from the coding sequence GTGAGCAAGCGAGCCTTTAACTTCTGCGCCGGTCCTGCGGCGCTTCCTGAAGCTGTCCTGCAACGTGCCCAGGGTGAACTCCTTGATTGGCATGGCAAGGGTCTGTCGGTCATGGAAATGAGCCATCGCAGCGATGAGTTCGTGTCCATTGCCACCCAGGCCGAGCAGGATCTGCGTGACCTGCTGAATATCCCGTCGAACTATAAAGTGCTGTTTCTGCAAGGTGGCGCCAGCCAGCAATTCGCGCAGATTCCACTGAATCTGCTGCCTGAAGGCGGCTCGGCCGACTATATCGACACCGGTATCTGGTCGCAGAAAGCCATTGAAGAAGCCTCGCGCTACGGTCACGTCAACGTTGCCGCCACCGCCAAGCCTTACGACTATTTCGCTATCCCGGGCCAGAACGAGTGGAAGCTGTCGAAAGACGCCGCTTACGTTCACTACGCGCCGAATGAAACCATCGGTGGTCTGGAATTCCAGTGGATCCCGGAAACCGGCGACGTGCCGCTGGTAGCTGACATGTCTTCGGACATTCTGTCGCGTCCAGTCGACATCTCGCGTTTCGGCATGATCTACGCTGGCGCGCAGAAAAACATCGGCCCGAGCGGCATCGTCGTCAACATCATCCGCGAAGACTTGCTGGGCAAGGCGCGCGCGCTGTGCCCGACCATGCTCGACTATAAAGTCGCGGCCGATAACGGCTCGATGTACAACACCCCGCCGACTCTGGCCTGGTACCTGTCCGGTCTGGTGTTCCAGTGGCTGAAAGAGCAGGGTGGCGTTGAAGCGATCGCCAAGCTCAACGACGTCAAGCAGCGCACGCTGTACGACTTCATCGACGCCAGTGGCCTCTACAGCAACCCGATCAACAAGTCGGATCGCTCGTGGATGAACGTGCCGTTCCGTCTGGCTGACGATCGTCTGGACAAGCCGTTCCTGGTCGGTGCCGAAGAGCGCGGTTTGCTCAACCTCAAGGGCCACCGCTCCGTGGGTGGCATGCGCGCTTCCATCTATAACGCTGTCGACATCACCGCGGTTAATGCGCTGGTGGTGTACATGGCTGAATTCGAGAAGGAACACGGCTGA
- the mupP gene encoding N-acetylmuramic acid 6-phosphate phosphatase MupP, translating into MAIRAVLFDMDGTLLDTAPDFIAICQAMRADRGLPPINDKHIRDEISGGAKAMVAVTFSMDPESPGFEELRLEFLERYLVGCAVHSKLFDGMGELLADIEKANLIWGVVTNKPLRFAEPIMQQLGLAERSALLICPDHVKNSKPDPEPLILACKMLDLDPATVLFVGDDLRDIESGRDAGTKTAAVTFGYIHPDDNPRHWGADVVVDHPSELRKVLDSALCSC; encoded by the coding sequence ATGGCCATCAGAGCAGTTCTCTTCGACATGGACGGCACCCTGCTCGACACGGCGCCGGACTTCATCGCCATCTGCCAGGCGATGCGCGCGGATCGCGGCTTGCCGCCGATCAACGACAAGCACATCCGCGACGAGATTTCCGGCGGCGCGAAAGCCATGGTCGCGGTGACGTTCTCGATGGATCCGGAATCGCCGGGCTTCGAGGAGCTGCGCCTGGAGTTCCTTGAGCGCTATCTGGTCGGCTGCGCGGTGCACAGCAAACTGTTCGACGGCATGGGCGAACTGCTCGCCGATATCGAGAAGGCCAACCTGATCTGGGGCGTGGTGACCAACAAGCCGTTGCGTTTTGCCGAGCCGATCATGCAGCAACTCGGGCTGGCCGAGCGTTCGGCACTGCTGATCTGCCCGGATCACGTGAAGAACAGCAAGCCGGATCCGGAGCCATTGATCCTTGCGTGCAAGATGCTTGATCTGGATCCGGCGACGGTGCTGTTTGTCGGCGATGATCTGCGTGATATCGAATCGGGGCGCGATGCCGGAACGAAAACCGCTGCGGTGACGTTTGGTTATATCCATCCGGACGACAACCCGCGCCACTGGGGAGCGGATGTCGTGGTGGATCATCCGTCGGAGTTGCGCAAGGTGCTCGATAGCGCGCTTTGCAGTTGCTGA
- the pheA gene encoding prephenate dehydratase, with product MSEQELKALRVRIDALDTKVMELISERARCAQEVARVKMASLAEGEVPVFYRPEREAQVLKRVMERNQGPLGNEEMARLFREIMSSCLALEQPLKVAYLGPEGTFTQAAAMKHFGHAVISKPMAAIDEVFREVAAGAVNFGVVPVENSTEGAVNHTLDSFLEHDMVICGEVELRIHHHLLVGENTKTDSISRIYSHAQSLAQCRKWLDAHYPNVERVAVSSNAEAAKRVKGEWNSAAIAGDMAAGLYGLTRLAEKIEDRPDNSTRFLMIGNQEVPPTGDDKTSIIVSMSNKPGALHELLVPFHDNGIDLTRIETRPSRSGKWTYVFFIDFVGHHRDPLIKGVLEKISQEAVALKVLGSYPKAVL from the coding sequence ATGTCCGAGCAAGAACTCAAGGCACTGCGCGTTCGCATTGACGCTCTGGACACTAAAGTCATGGAGTTGATCAGTGAGCGTGCGCGTTGCGCCCAGGAAGTCGCGCGAGTAAAGATGGCCTCGCTGGCCGAAGGCGAAGTGCCGGTGTTCTATCGTCCTGAGCGCGAAGCTCAGGTGCTCAAGCGCGTGATGGAACGCAATCAGGGGCCGCTGGGCAACGAAGAGATGGCGCGGTTGTTCCGCGAAATCATGTCGTCGTGCCTGGCGCTGGAGCAGCCGCTGAAAGTGGCTTACCTCGGCCCTGAAGGCACTTTCACCCAGGCAGCGGCGATGAAGCACTTCGGTCATGCGGTGATCAGCAAGCCAATGGCGGCGATCGACGAAGTGTTCCGTGAAGTGGCGGCCGGTGCGGTGAATTTTGGCGTGGTGCCGGTGGAAAACTCCACCGAAGGCGCGGTCAACCACACGCTGGACAGCTTCCTCGAACACGACATGGTGATTTGCGGCGAAGTCGAGTTGCGCATTCACCATCACCTGTTGGTTGGTGAAAACACCAAGACCGACAGCATCAGCCGTATCTATTCCCACGCGCAGTCGCTGGCTCAGTGCCGCAAGTGGCTGGACGCGCATTACCCGAATGTCGAGCGCGTTGCGGTATCGAGCAATGCGGAAGCGGCCAAGCGGGTTAAAGGCGAGTGGAACTCGGCGGCGATTGCTGGTGACATGGCGGCAGGGCTGTATGGCCTGACCCGTCTGGCCGAGAAGATCGAAGACCGTCCGGACAACTCGACGCGCTTCCTGATGATCGGTAACCAGGAAGTGCCGCCGACCGGCGACGACAAGACCTCGATCATTGTGTCGATGAGCAACAAGCCCGGCGCGCTCCATGAGTTGCTGGTGCCGTTCCATGACAACGGGATCGACCTGACCCGTATCGAAACCCGTCCGTCGCGCAGCGGCAAATGGACCTACGTGTTCTTCATCGACTTCGTCGGCCACCACCGTGATCCGTTGATCAAAGGTGTGCTGGAAAAGATCAGTCAGGAAGCAGTAGCACTCAAAGTGCTGGGTTCCTACCCGAAAGCAGTTCTCTAA
- a CDS encoding TRZ/ATZ family hydrolase yields the protein MPKPAIALDLLLLPTWLVPVEPAGVVLKEHGLGIRDGRIVFIGPRAEALKCNATEIRELPDVLLAPGLINAHGHAAMTLFRGLADDLPLMTWLENHIWPAEAKWVDEDFVRDGTDLAIAEQIKGGISCFSDMYFFPKVASERVHNSGIRAQIAIPILDFPIPGASSADEAIRQGVELFGDLKHHERIKITFGPHAPYTVGDENLEKIRVIAEELDAAIHMHVHETAFEVQQALEQHGERPLARLGRLGLLGPRFQAVHMTQISDDDLTLLVESNTSVIHCPESNLKLASGFCPVERLWQAGVNVAVGTDGAASNNDLDLLGETRTAALLAKAVAGSATALDAHRALRMATLNGARALGIEAQVGSLEIGKAADIVAFDLSGLAQQPVYDPVSQLIYATGRDCVKHLWVAGKQLLDDRRLTRLDEEQLGATARAWGQRISGHTES from the coding sequence ATGCCGAAACCTGCCATTGCGCTCGACTTATTATTGCTGCCGACCTGGCTGGTACCCGTCGAACCTGCAGGCGTTGTGCTCAAGGAACACGGCCTGGGCATCCGTGACGGTCGCATCGTGTTTATCGGCCCGCGCGCCGAAGCATTGAAGTGTAACGCCACTGAAATCCGCGAACTGCCGGATGTGCTGCTCGCTCCGGGCCTGATCAATGCGCACGGCCACGCAGCGATGACGCTGTTCCGTGGCCTGGCCGACGATCTGCCGCTGATGACCTGGCTGGAAAACCACATCTGGCCGGCGGAAGCCAAGTGGGTCGATGAAGATTTCGTTCGTGATGGCACTGATCTGGCCATCGCCGAGCAGATCAAGGGCGGCATCAGCTGTTTCTCGGACATGTATTTCTTCCCGAAAGTCGCCAGCGAGCGCGTGCACAACAGTGGCATTCGCGCGCAGATCGCCATTCCGATCCTTGATTTCCCGATTCCGGGCGCCAGCAGTGCCGACGAAGCCATTCGTCAGGGCGTCGAACTGTTCGGCGATCTCAAGCACCATGAACGGATCAAGATCACTTTCGGCCCCCATGCACCGTACACCGTCGGCGACGAGAATCTCGAGAAAATCCGCGTGATTGCCGAGGAACTGGACGCGGCGATCCACATGCATGTCCACGAAACGGCGTTCGAAGTCCAGCAAGCGCTGGAGCAACACGGTGAACGCCCGCTCGCCCGCCTCGGTCGTCTGGGCCTGCTCGGCCCGCGCTTCCAGGCCGTGCACATGACCCAGATCAGCGATGACGACCTGACGTTGCTGGTAGAAAGCAACACCAGCGTGATCCACTGCCCGGAATCGAACCTGAAACTCGCCAGCGGCTTCTGCCCGGTCGAGCGTTTGTGGCAGGCTGGCGTCAACGTGGCCGTTGGCACCGATGGCGCTGCCAGCAATAACGATCTGGACCTGCTCGGCGAAACCCGCACCGCGGCCCTGCTGGCCAAAGCCGTCGCCGGTTCGGCCACCGCACTGGACGCCCATCGGGCGCTGCGCATGGCCACATTAAATGGCGCGCGCGCACTGGGAATCGAAGCACAGGTTGGCTCCCTGGAAATCGGCAAAGCCGCCGACATCGTCGCTTTCGACCTGTCCGGCCTGGCGCAGCAACCGGTGTATGACCCGGTTTCGCAGCTTATCTATGCCACCGGTCGCGACTGCGTGAAACACCTGTGGGTTGCAGGCAAGCAACTGCTCGACGACCGGCGCCTGACCCGACTCGACGAAGAACAATTGGGCGCTACCGCCCGGGCCTGGGGCCAGCGCATCAGCGGCCACACCGAATCGTAA
- the mtnA gene encoding S-methyl-5-thioribose-1-phosphate isomerase: MRDRLLAAEKVKAIDWRDGALHLLDQRILPFEETWIAYTSAAGVAEAIRSMVVRGAPAIGISAAYGIVLAARTRIAAGGDWYAALEEDFALLADSRPTAVNLFWALGRMHDRLDRLKKNADPLAALEAEAIAIHESDREANLTMAQLGVDLIRKHQGNAQAILTHCNTGALATGGFGTALGVIRAAFIEGMVERVYADETRPWLQGSRLTAWELANEGIPVTLNADSAAAHIMKTKGVTWVIVGADRITANGDVANKIGTYQLAVNAMHHGVRFMVVAPSSTIDMNLASGDDIPIEERDGAELLEVGGKRVGADVEAFNPVFDVTPADLIDAIVTEKGIVERPDTAKMAQLMCRKRLH; the protein is encoded by the coding sequence ATGCGCGATCGACTGTTGGCTGCGGAGAAAGTAAAGGCCATCGATTGGCGAGATGGCGCGCTCCACCTGCTGGATCAGCGTATTTTGCCGTTCGAAGAAACCTGGATTGCCTACACCAGCGCCGCCGGCGTGGCTGAGGCGATTCGCTCGATGGTGGTACGTGGCGCGCCGGCCATCGGCATCAGTGCCGCGTATGGCATTGTTCTCGCAGCCCGGACGCGGATCGCTGCAGGTGGTGACTGGTACGCGGCGCTGGAGGAAGACTTTGCCTTGCTGGCCGATTCTCGTCCGACCGCGGTCAATCTGTTCTGGGCCCTCGGTCGCATGCACGATCGCCTCGATCGCTTGAAAAAGAACGCCGATCCGCTGGCGGCACTGGAAGCAGAAGCCATCGCCATCCACGAAAGCGATCGTGAAGCCAACCTGACCATGGCCCAGCTCGGCGTTGATCTGATCCGCAAGCATCAGGGCAATGCTCAGGCCATTCTGACCCACTGCAACACCGGCGCGCTGGCTACTGGCGGTTTCGGGACAGCGTTGGGGGTGATTCGCGCAGCCTTTATTGAAGGCATGGTCGAGCGCGTTTACGCCGACGAAACCCGCCCATGGTTGCAGGGTTCACGCCTGACTGCGTGGGAACTGGCCAACGAAGGCATCCCGGTCACGCTGAATGCCGATTCCGCCGCTGCACACATCATGAAAACCAAAGGCGTGACCTGGGTGATCGTTGGTGCTGACCGCATCACCGCCAACGGCGACGTGGCGAACAAGATCGGCACCTACCAACTGGCGGTCAACGCCATGCACCATGGCGTGCGTTTCATGGTGGTGGCGCCAAGTTCGACCATCGACATGAATCTGGCCAGTGGTGACGACATCCCCATCGAAGAGCGTGACGGCGCCGAGTTGCTGGAAGTTGGCGGCAAGCGTGTCGGCGCGGACGTTGAAGCGTTCAACCCGGTGTTTGACGTGACCCCGGCGGATCTCATCGACGCGATCGTCACCGAAAAAGGCATCGTCGAGCGTCCGGACACCGCGAAAATGGCCCAGTTGATGTGCCGTAAACGCCTGCACTGA
- the hisC gene encoding histidinol-phosphate transaminase: MSGNFLALAQPGVQQLSPYVPGKPVDELARELDLDPAKIVKLASNENPLGASPKALAAIREELAELTRYPDGNGFALKSLLAEQCRVDLNQVTLGNGSNDILELVARAYLAPGLNAVFSEHAFAVYPIATQAVGAQAKVVPAKDWGHDLPAMLAAIDANTRVVFIANPNNPTGTWFGAEALDEFLQDVPEHVLVVLDEAYIEYAEGSDLPDGLDFLAAYPNLLVSRTFSKAYGLAALRVGYGLSTPVVADVLNRVRQPFNVNSLALAAACAALKDEEYLAQSRQLNESGMQQLQAGFRELGLSWIESKGNFICVDLAQVAVPVFQGLLREGVIVRPVANYGMPNHLRVTIGLPAENSRFLEALRKVLARG, translated from the coding sequence ATGAGTGGCAACTTCCTCGCTCTGGCACAGCCGGGCGTGCAACAACTTTCGCCGTACGTTCCGGGCAAGCCTGTGGACGAACTGGCGCGCGAGCTGGATCTGGATCCGGCGAAAATCGTCAAACTGGCCAGCAATGAAAACCCGCTGGGCGCCAGTCCAAAAGCTTTGGCGGCGATCCGCGAAGAGCTGGCCGAGCTGACCCGTTATCCGGATGGCAATGGTTTCGCCCTCAAATCCCTGCTGGCCGAACAATGCCGCGTTGACCTGAACCAGGTCACGCTGGGTAACGGTTCCAACGACATTCTTGAGCTGGTCGCGCGTGCCTATCTGGCGCCGGGCCTGAATGCGGTGTTCAGTGAGCACGCGTTTGCGGTTTATCCGATCGCCACTCAGGCGGTCGGCGCACAAGCCAAAGTGGTGCCAGCGAAGGATTGGGGGCACGACCTGCCGGCGATGCTCGCGGCCATCGATGCCAATACCCGCGTCGTATTTATCGCCAACCCGAACAACCCGACCGGTACCTGGTTCGGCGCAGAAGCGCTGGACGAGTTCCTGCAGGATGTTCCGGAGCACGTTCTGGTGGTGCTGGACGAGGCGTACATCGAGTATGCCGAAGGCAGTGATCTGCCGGATGGCCTGGATTTCCTCGCCGCTTACCCGAACCTGCTGGTTTCGCGCACCTTCTCCAAGGCTTATGGTCTGGCGGCACTGCGCGTCGGCTATGGTCTGTCCACCCCGGTGGTGGCGGACGTGCTGAACCGTGTTCGCCAGCCATTCAACGTCAACAGCCTCGCGCTGGCGGCAGCCTGTGCGGCGCTGAAGGATGAGGAATATCTGGCGCAAAGCCGCCAGCTCAACGAGTCGGGCATGCAGCAGTTGCAGGCTGGTTTCCGTGAGTTGGGGCTGAGCTGGATCGAATCCAAAGGCAACTTCATCTGCGTCGATCTCGCTCAAGTCGCAGTCCCGGTGTTTCAGGGCTTGCTGCGCGAAGGCGTGATCGTGCGTCCGGTGGCCAACTACGGCATGCCGAATCACCTGCGGGTGACCATCGGTCTGCCGGCGGAAAACAGCCGCTTCCTCGAAGCCCTGCGCAAGGTTCTGGCTCGTGGGTGA
- the ubiG gene encoding bifunctional 2-polyprenyl-6-hydroxyphenol methylase/3-demethylubiquinol 3-O-methyltransferase UbiG — translation MSNVDHAEIAKFEALAHRWWDRESEFKPLHDINPLRVNWIDERVNLAGKKVLDVGCGGGILSEAMAQRGATVMGIDMGEAPLAVAQLHQLESGVSVEYRQITAEALAEEMPEQFDVVTCLEMLEHVPDPSSVIRACFRMVKPGGQVFFSTINRNPKAYLFAIIGAEYIMKLLPRGTHDFKKFIRPSELGAWSRMAGLTVKDIIGLTYNPLTKHYKLANDVDVNYMIQTLREE, via the coding sequence ATGAGCAACGTCGACCACGCCGAAATCGCCAAATTCGAAGCCCTGGCCCATCGCTGGTGGGACCGCGAAAGCGAATTCAAACCGCTGCACGACATCAACCCGCTGCGGGTCAACTGGATTGACGAGCGGGTCAATCTGGCCGGCAAGAAAGTTCTCGACGTCGGTTGCGGCGGCGGCATTCTCAGCGAAGCCATGGCCCAGCGTGGCGCCACTGTGATGGGCATCGACATGGGCGAAGCGCCGCTGGCGGTCGCGCAACTGCATCAGCTGGAGTCCGGCGTCAGCGTCGAATACCGCCAGATCACCGCCGAAGCCCTGGCCGAAGAAATGCCCGAGCAGTTCGACGTGGTGACTTGCCTGGAGATGCTCGAGCACGTACCGGATCCATCGTCGGTCATCCGCGCCTGCTTCCGCATGGTCAAGCCGGGCGGCCAGGTGTTCTTCTCGACCATCAACCGCAACCCGAAGGCTTACCTGTTCGCCATCATCGGCGCTGAATACATCATGAAGCTGCTGCCGCGCGGCACCCACGACTTCAAGAAATTCATCCGCCCGTCCGAGCTCGGCGCCTGGAGCCGCATGGCCGGCCTGACCGTCAAGGACATCATCGGCCTGACTTACAACCCGCTGACCAAGCACTACAAACTGGCCAACGACGTTGACGTCAACTACATGATCCAGACCCTGCGCGAGGAGTAA
- the gyrA gene encoding DNA gyrase subunit A has product MGELAKEILPVNIEDELKQSYLDYAMSVIVGRALPDARDGLKPVHRRVLFAMSELGNDFNKPYKKSARVVGDVIGKYHPHGDTAVYDTIVRMAQPFSLRYLLVDGQGNFGSVDGDNAAAMRYTEVRMTKLAHELLADLHKETVDWVPNYDGTEMIPAVMPTRIPNLLVNGSSGIAVGMATNIPPHNLGEVIDGCLALIDNPELTVDELMQYIPGPDFPTAAIINGRAGIIEAYRTGRGRIYMRARSIIEDIDKVGGRQQIVITELPYQLNKARLIEKIAELVKEKKLEGITELRDESDKDGMRVVIELRRGEVPEVILNNLYAQTQLQSVFGINIVALIDGRPRILNLKDLLEAFVRHRREVVTRRTVFELRKARERGHILEGQAVALSNIDPVIALIKASPTPSEAKEALISTPWESSAVVAMVERAGADSCRPENLDPQYGLREGKYFLSPEQAQAILELRLHRLTGLEHEKLLAEYQEILNQIGELIRILNSAVRLMEVIREELEVIRAEYGDVRRTEILDARLDLTLGDMIPEEERVVTISHGGYAKTQPLAAYQAQRRGGKGKSATGVKDEDYIAHLLVANSHTTLLLFSSKGKVYWLKTYEIPEASRAARGRPLVNLLPLSEGEYITTMLPVDLEAMKRQADEEEAEGAEADVEEIENSNETDEERRARIKAADRKKAPFIFMSTANGTVKKTPLVAFSRQRSVGLIALELDEGDILISAAITDGEQEIMLFSDGGKVTRFKESEVRAMGRTARGVRGMRLPEGQKLISMLIPEEGSEILTASERGYGKRTAITEFPEYKRGGQGVIAMVSNERNGRLVGAVQVQDGEEIMLISDQGTLVRTRVDEVSSLGRNTQGVTLIKLAKDETLVGLERVQEPSEVEGEELEGEEGEEFEGTVVNDNAGEDQQLDAAADEEPQE; this is encoded by the coding sequence ATGGGCGAACTGGCCAAAGAAATCCTCCCGGTCAATATCGAAGACGAGCTGAAACAGTCCTACCTCGACTACGCGATGAGCGTGATCGTCGGCCGTGCACTGCCGGATGCGCGCGATGGCCTCAAGCCCGTGCACCGTCGCGTACTGTTCGCGATGAGCGAGCTGGGCAACGACTTCAACAAGCCGTACAAGAAATCTGCCCGTGTTGTCGGCGACGTGATCGGTAAGTATCACCCGCACGGTGACACTGCGGTGTACGACACCATCGTTCGTATGGCTCAGCCTTTCTCCCTGCGCTACCTGCTGGTAGACGGTCAGGGCAACTTCGGTTCGGTCGACGGCGATAACGCTGCGGCCATGCGATACACCGAAGTGCGCATGACCAAACTGGCGCACGAGCTGCTGGCTGACCTGCACAAGGAAACCGTGGACTGGGTGCCGAACTACGACGGCACCGAAATGATCCCGGCGGTCATGCCGACCCGTATCCCCAACCTGCTGGTCAATGGCTCCAGCGGTATCGCCGTGGGCATGGCGACCAACATTCCGCCGCACAACCTCGGTGAAGTCATCGACGGTTGCCTGGCGCTCATCGACAACCCTGAGCTGACCGTCGATGAACTGATGCAATACATCCCCGGTCCGGACTTCCCGACGGCGGCGATCATCAATGGTCGCGCCGGCATCATCGAAGCCTACCGCACCGGTCGCGGGCGTATATACATGCGTGCCCGTTCGATCATCGAAGACATCGACAAGGTCGGTGGCCGTCAGCAGATCGTCATCACCGAGCTGCCGTACCAGCTGAACAAGGCGCGTCTGATCGAGAAGATCGCCGAGCTGGTCAAAGAGAAGAAGCTCGAAGGCATCACCGAACTGCGCGACGAGTCCGACAAGGACGGTATGCGCGTCGTGATCGAACTGCGTCGCGGCGAAGTGCCTGAGGTCATCCTCAACAATCTCTACGCCCAGACCCAGCTGCAATCGGTTTTCGGCATCAACATCGTTGCGCTGATCGATGGCCGTCCACGCATCCTGAACCTCAAGGATCTGCTGGAAGCCTTCGTCCGTCACCGTCGCGAAGTGGTTACCCGCCGTACCGTGTTCGAACTGCGCAAGGCGCGTGAGCGTGGTCACATCCTCGAAGGTCAGGCCGTTGCCCTGTCGAACATCGACCCGGTTATCGCCCTGATCAAAGCCTCGCCGACACCTTCGGAAGCGAAAGAAGCGCTGATCAGCACGCCGTGGGAATCCTCGGCAGTGGTCGCGATGGTTGAGCGTGCCGGTGCCGACTCGTGCCGTCCGGAAAACCTCGATCCGCAATACGGTCTGCGCGAAGGCAAGTACTTCCTGTCGCCAGAACAGGCGCAAGCCATTCTGGAACTGCGTCTGCACCGTCTGACCGGTCTGGAACACGAAAAACTGCTGGCCGAGTATCAAGAGATCCTCAACCAGATCGGCGAGCTGATCCGCATCCTCAACAGCGCTGTGCGCCTGATGGAAGTGATCCGCGAAGAGCTGGAAGTGATCCGCGCCGAATACGGCGACGTGCGTCGCACCGAAATTCTCGATGCCCGTCTCGACCTGACCCTGGGTGACATGATCCCGGAAGAAGAGCGTGTCGTGACCATCTCCCACGGTGGCTACGCCAAGACCCAGCCATTGGCTGCGTACCAGGCTCAGCGTCGTGGCGGTAAAGGCAAGTCGGCCACCGGCGTCAAGGATGAGGACTACATCGCTCACCTGCTGGTTGCCAACAGCCACACCACGCTGCTGCTGTTCTCCAGCAAAGGCAAGGTTTACTGGCTCAAGACCTACGAGATTCCGGAAGCGTCCCGCGCCGCCCGTGGTCGTCCGCTGGTCAACCTTCTGCCATTGAGCGAAGGTGAATACATCACCACCATGCTGCCGGTCGATCTCGAAGCCATGAAGCGTCAGGCCGATGAAGAAGAAGCCGAGGGCGCCGAGGCTGATGTAGAAGAAATCGAAAACAGCAACGAGACCGATGAAGAACGTCGTGCTCGCATCAAGGCTGCCGACCGCAAAAAAGCCCCGTTCATCTTCATGTCGACCGCCAACGGTACCGTGAAGAAGACCCCGCTGGTGGCCTTCAGCCGTCAGCGCAGCGTTGGTCTGATCGCGCTGGAACTGGACGAAGGCGACATCCTGATCTCCGCCGCCATTACCGATGGCGAGCAGGAAATCATGCTGTTCTCCGACGGCGGCAAAGTGACTCGCTTCAAGGAATCCGAAGTTCGCGCCATGGGCCGTACCGCCCGCGGTGTGCGTGGCATGCGTCTGCCAGAAGGGCAGAAGCTGATCTCCATGCTGATTCCGGAAGAAGGCAGCGAAATCCTGACGGCTTCCGAGCGCGGCTACGGCAAGCGTACGGCGATCACCGAGTTCCCTGAATACAAGCGTGGCGGTCAGGGCGTAATCGCCATGGTCAGCAACGAACGTAATGGCCGTCTGGTCGGCGCGGTTCAGGTGCAGGATGGCGAAGAAATCATGCTGATCTCCGATCAGGGCACTCTGGTGCGTACCCGTGTCGACGAAGTGTCGAGCCTGGGTCGTAACACTCAAGGTGTGACGCTGATCAAACTGGCCAAGGATGAAACCCTGGTCGGGCTGGAGCGGGTTCAGGAGCCTTCGGAAGTCGAAGGTGAAGAGCTTGAAGGTGAAGAGGGCGAGGAATTCGAAGGCACTGTCGTCAACGACAATGCCGGTGAAGACCAGCAACTCGACGCCGCAGCAGACGAAGAACCGCAAGAATAA
- a CDS encoding YciK family oxidoreductase, with amino-acid sequence MFDYSARPELLKDRVILVTGAGRGIGAAAAKTYAAHGATVLLLGKTEANLTQVYDEIEAAGHPQPAVIPFNLETALPHQYDELAAMIESEFGHLDGLLHNASIIGPRTPIEQLSGENFMRVMQINVNAMFMLTSTLLPLLKLSQDASVVFTSSSVGRKGRAYWGAYGVSKFATEGLMQTLADEVDGVAPVRSNSINPGGTRTSMRAQAYPGENPLNNPTPEEIMPVYLYLMGPDSTGINGQAFNAQ; translated from the coding sequence ATGTTTGATTATTCCGCTCGTCCCGAATTGCTCAAGGATCGGGTCATTCTGGTCACCGGTGCCGGTCGTGGCATTGGTGCGGCTGCGGCGAAAACCTACGCCGCTCATGGCGCTACGGTATTGCTGCTGGGCAAGACCGAAGCGAACCTGACGCAGGTCTATGACGAAATCGAAGCGGCAGGCCACCCTCAACCGGCAGTGATTCCATTCAACCTCGAAACCGCCCTGCCCCATCAGTACGATGAGCTGGCCGCGATGATCGAAAGCGAGTTCGGCCACCTCGACGGCCTGCTGCACAATGCCTCGATCATCGGCCCACGCACGCCGATCGAGCAATTGTCCGGCGAAAACTTCATGCGCGTCATGCAGATCAACGTCAACGCCATGTTCATGCTGACCAGCACCCTGCTGCCGCTGCTCAAGCTGTCGCAGGATGCGTCAGTGGTGTTCACCTCCAGCAGCGTCGGCCGCAAGGGCCGTGCGTACTGGGGCGCCTATGGCGTGTCGAAGTTCGCCACTGAAGGCCTGATGCAAACTCTGGCCGATGAAGTCGACGGCGTCGCGCCAGTTCGCTCCAACAGCATCAACCCGGGCGGCACCCGCACCAGCATGCGCGCGCAAGCGTATCCGGGCGAAAATCCGCTGAACAATCCGACCCCGGAAGAAATCATGCCGGTCTACCTGTACCTGATGGGCCCGGACAGCACCGGCATCAATGGACAGGCGTTCAACGCGCAATAA